The proteins below are encoded in one region of Herpetosiphon gulosus:
- a CDS encoding low molecular weight protein-tyrosine-phosphatase, producing the protein MVRVLFVCLGNICRSPMAEGIMRHLVEQRKLSHVIEVDSAGTSHYHIGEEPHHGTMRILRHNGISLSHRGRQFGKIDQQNFDYLIAMDRQNRRDMQAVLGANGAEVRLILDYIPNGVKGRDVPDPWYTGNFEEVYAMLHTACNALLDEIVATKR; encoded by the coding sequence ATGGTTCGGGTGTTATTTGTTTGTTTAGGCAATATCTGTCGTTCGCCGATGGCCGAGGGGATTATGCGCCACTTGGTCGAGCAACGAAAGCTGAGTCATGTGATCGAAGTCGATTCGGCGGGCACAAGCCATTATCACATTGGCGAGGAGCCGCACCACGGAACCATGCGCATTTTGCGCCACAATGGTATTAGTTTGAGCCATCGAGGCCGCCAATTTGGCAAAATTGATCAACAGAATTTCGATTATTTGATCGCCATGGATAGGCAAAATCGGCGTGATATGCAGGCGGTTTTAGGCGCAAACGGGGCTGAGGTGCGCTTGATTCTCGATTATATTCCCAACGGAGTCAAAGGCCGCGACGTACCCGACCCTTGGTATACTGGCAATTTTGAAGAAGTCTATGCGATGTTGCATACTGCCTGTAACGCTTTGCTTGATGAAATTGTGGCGACCAAGAGGTGA